From bacterium:
CGCGTTCGCCGAGCGTCTTTTCGGGCAAGCCGTAGTTGAAAAACGCGTCCGCGACGCGGTCGGAGCGGCGCGCGGCCATGCCCTCGGAAAAAAGCGCGACGACGGCCTCGTCCTCGCGCCGGACCGCCATGTGATACAGACGGCTTTTCCGGAAGGGGTCGAGGCGCTCGACGAGCGTTTCGGGATGGACGACAAGCGCCCACGCGTCGCGGGCGTCCTGGTCGCCCGTGGTGGCCAGCTCGCGAATGATGTCGAGCGCGTCGAGCGTTTCGTCGTCGGTGTACGAAAGCAGACGCTCGCCGAGGAAATTGATACGAAGACGCTGGTCCAGCACGCGCTGCGCCGCGCGGACGAGATCCTGGATGCGCTCGTAAAAAAGTACCCGCTCCGACGGCAAGAATCACCTCCGGTCACGACAAAATAGCATTCTTGGCGGGCCGTTGCGAACCGGTCGCCCTCGCGCGCTCAGGCGCGCGGGAATCGCGCGGCTTCGCGCGCGCGGCGGCGGATCTCCCGGCGCTGGCGGAGCGCCGCCGGCAGATTTTCGAAGAGTTGATACCACGCCTCGATGAATCGTTTTTGAGTCAGGCTTTTATACGCCCAGCGCAGCGCTTCGTAGGGGAGGGTCTTCAAAAAAGTGCCCCACAAAATCCCCAACGGCGCGTTCTTGACGAGGATGAGGTAGCGGTTCGCGAACGCGCGCGCATCGACCGACGGCCCGTGATGCGGTGGGTTCTTGCGCGCGTGCGTTGCGAGGGCTTCCGGCACGAACAGGAATCGATAACCAAGTTCATTCGCGCGCCACGCGAGATCGACGTCTTCGTAATACGCGAACAATCGCTCGTCGTGGATCTGCCCCTCGACCGTCAATTTCTCGAGCACGTCCCGCCGCCACAACGCGCACGCGCCGGTCGGGCCGAAGATGTGCGTCTGCCCGTCGAACTGCCCCTCGTCCGGCGTGCCCGCGCCCCGATCGACGGGGGAGAGATTTTTGAGAGACAGCTCGATGCCCGTCGAGTCGATCAGCCGCGAGCCGCGTTCGGTGCGCCCGGGAAAGATGAGCTTGGGCTGGACCCCGGCGACGAACGGCGGCGCCTCGGCAAGCGATTCGACGAGCCGACGCAGCGCGCCGGGTGCGAGTATCGCGTCGGGATTTAGAAACAGGACAAATGGCGTTACCGCGAGCGCCGCGGCGGTATTCGCGCCGGCCGCGAACCCCACATTGCGCGAGCTTTTCAGAACGCGCGTTCGCGGCGTCGCTTCCGCGATGGCGATGCTATCGTCCGCGGATGCGTTGTCGTGCACGATCGCGTGCGTTTCGACGCCGTCCTGCGCCACGAAGGCCTCGAGGCAATCGCGCAGTAATGGCGCGGAATTGAAACTGACGACGCACGCCGTGACGGCAGCCGCGCTGGACGTTCGCGGGCGATCCGTGTCCATGCGTCCATCATGTCCATGACGCCCATAATGTCCATCAGGCTTGCGGCTTAGCGCTTCAGGCCCGCGCGCACCTTCTCGAAAGCATTGATCACGTCGTCGAAATCGCGATCGGTCATCCCCGGTTGGATCGGCAGCGAAATCTCGCGGCGCGCGAACGCGGCGGCTCGCGGGGTGTCGCGCGGATCGTGCCCCTGCTTGCGATAATACGGATGCGCGTTGACGGGGACGTAGTGCACCTGCACGCCGATGCCCTCGGCGCGCAACGCGTCGAAAACGCGGCGCCGTCCGCCGGCGAAGGCGCCATCCTCGATCAGGATCGGATAGAGGTGATACGCACTTGCCGTGCCGCCGGGGACGGCCAGCGGACGCGCGTCCGCGTCGCCGGCGAAATGGCGATCGTACATTTTCGCGATGGCCCGTCGCGTTGCCAGCCGTTTGTCGTAGCGCGCAAGCTGCGTCAGCCCGAGGGCGCATTGCATATCGGTGAGGCGATAGTTGAATCCAAGCTCCACCATCTCCGAATACCACGCGCCTTCGCGTTTGACGGCTCGCGGCGGCCGGACGATGCCGTGCGTGCGGAAGGTGCGCATGCGATCCGCGAGGCGCGCGTCGTCGGTGACGACCATGCCGCCTTCGCCGGTCGTGATCGCCTTGACGGGATGAAACGAAAACACGCCGACCTTGCCGAACGCGCCGGCCTGCGCGCCGTATCCGGTCGCGCCAAGCGCGTGGCAGGCGTCCTCAACGAGCACCGCGCCCGCGCGCCGCGCGATCTTGCGCAGCGCGGGCATGTCGCAAAGCGAGCCCGCGTAGTGCACCACGCCGATCGCATCCGGCTTTGCCGCGCGTACGCGCCGTTCGACATCGGCGGGATCGATGAGGCCGCTCGTTTCGTCGATATCCGCGAATTCGACGTCCACGCCGAGAAAGCGCGCGGCGTTCGCGGTGGCGGCGAAGGTCATCGCGCTTGTCAAAAGGCGCTTTCCCAGTCCAAGGCCGATCGCGTGATACGCGCCGTGCAGCGCGGCCGTGCCGTTGGCGAAGGCGACGGCGTGTTTGCGCCCGGCGTATTTCGCGAAGGCGATTTCGAATTCATCGACAAGCGGACCCTGCGTGAGATAGTCCGAACGCAGCACGCGCGCGACGGCCGCGATGTCGCGCTCGTCGATGAGGTGGCGGCCGTAGCCGAGTGTCTTGCGGCGCACCGGCTTGCCGCCGTCGATCGCAAGGAGCGGGCGCTTCATGCGGTATCCTTGGCGCCGGCGAGGATGTCGCGCAGGGTCGTCACGAACGGGATCGTCGTCGTCCAGTCCCACAGGCGTTTGGCCCGGTCGTTGCGTCCCACGAAAATCGGCACATCCAGCGGACGCAGTCTCGCGGGATCGACCTCCACGCGCACCTCCACGCCCGCAAGCGCGATGAGCGCGTTCAATACGTCGCCGATGCGATGCGCGACGCCGCTGCAAATGTTGACGGCGGACTCGCTCGCGGCGCCCGGCGTCGCCGCCAGGCGATAAGCGCGCGCCACGTCGCGCACGTCGGTGAAATCGCGGCGCGCGTCGAGATTGCCGACGAGAAGCACGGGCTCCGCATGGCCGTCGCGGATGCGGCGGATCTGGCTCGCGAAAGAGGGGATGGCAAAGCCCGGCGACTGCCCCGGCCCGATGTGGTTGAAAAGGCGCAGCGTCAGCGCGTCCAGCCCGTGCGCGCGCGCGTAATGCCTTACGAGACTTTCCGCGAACAGTTTGGAATGCGCGTAGAGCGTATGCGGCGCGGCGGGGCGATCCTCGCCGACGGGCAGGGCGTTTTCGGGCACCAGCCCGTAGACCTCCGCCGATCCCGCCAGGACGAAACGCGCGTGCGGCGCGGCAGCGCGCGTGGCCTCGAGCATGTTCAGCGTGCCGAGCGTGTTGATGTTGAGAAGCGCGTTCGGATGCGCATCGCCCGCGGGCACGAACGCGATGCCGGCGAGATGACAGATGGCGTCGGGCCGGACCGAATCGAGTGCCGTGACGCACGCGGAAGCGTCCGCGACGTCGACCGCGAGAATCTCAATGCCGGTGAAAAGGGCTCGAAGCAAGGTTGCGTCTTCGGGGCTGATGACGAAGGCGGAAACTTCGTCGCCCATTTCGAGCGCGTGACGGATGAGATGCCGGCCGGCGAATCCGGCGGCGCCGGTGACGCAAAGGCGCATCAGCCGCGCGCGGCCTTTTTGAGCAGTTCCAGGTCCGCGTCGACCATCATCTCGACAAGGCCGCGAAAATCGACCTTGGGCGTCCAGCCGAGCTTCTCCCGTGCCTTGCCCGGATCGCCGACCAGGTGATCGACCTCCGCCGGGCGAAGGAAGCGCGGATCCACGCGGACGAAGTCGTTCCAGTCAAGCCCCGCGCGGGCAAAGGCGATCTCGACCAGTTCGCGCACCGAATGCGCCTTGCCGGTCGCGATGACGAAGTCGTCCGGCGCGTCGGCCTGGAGCATCAGCCACATGGCGCGGACGTAATCGCCGGCGAATCCCCAGTCGCGCTCGGCGTCCAGGTTGCCGAGGGCGAGGTGATCCGTCAGGCCGAGTTTGATCCGCGCCACGCCGTGCGTGACCTTGCGCGTGACGAACTCGAGCCCCCGGCGCGGCGATTCGTGATTGAACAGAATCCCCGATGTGCAGAACATGTCGTACGATTCGCGGTAGTTCACCGTGATGAAATGACCGTAGCACTTGGCGACGCCATACGGCGAACGCGGGTAAAACGGCGTGGTTTCCTTTTGCGGCACCTCGCGCACCTTGCCGAACATCTCGCTGCTCGATGCCTGATAAAAGCGGATTTTCGGATTGATGCGCCGCACGGCCTCCAAGAGCCGCGTGACGCCGACGGCGGTGAACTCTGCGGTCAACACGGGCTGCGACCAGCTCGTCGGCACGAAGCTCATCGCGCCCAGGTTGTAGACCTCGTCCGGGCGCGAGGCCTCGAGCGCGAGCATCAGCGAGTTGTCGTCGAGCAGATCGCCTTGCACGATCGTGACGCGGTCGCGGATGTGCGCGATGCGCTCGTGCGTTTCGGAGCTCGAGCGACGCACCATCCCGAAGACCTCGTAGCCTTTTTCGAGAAGGAACTCGGCGAGGTAGGAGCCGTCCTGTCCGGTGATGCCGGTGATGAGCGCGGTGGGCATTTCAGTTCTCCAGGGTCAACGCGAATCCGATCGTGATCAATCCGGCCGTCAGGCAATAGATTCCGAAAACCGGAAAACGCCGTTTGCGCAATAGCGCGAACAGCCACGCCAGCGCAACGTAACCCGAAACGGCCGCGGCGAGGAATCCGACCGAAAGCGAGACGAGGCGCGTGGAGTCCATGGCGTCGATCTTCGCGATTTGCAAGGCGGTCGCGCCGAGAATCGCCGGGACCGACGCCAGAAAGGAAAAGCGCGCCGCCTCTTCGACATGGACGCCAAGAAACAGCGCGGCGGAGATCGTCGCCCCCGACCGGCTGATACCCGGCGTGATCGCCACGGACTGTGCCAGCCCGATCAGAAACGCGCGCGCGATGCCCAAATGCGCGGAAGGATCGCGAGCGAGGAACCGCAACGTCGAAAGTAGCATCACGCCGGTGACGCACAACATGATTCCGACCACAAGCACGGAGCCGAACATGCGCTCGAACGATTCCTCGAATGCCAGGCCGACGATCGCCGTCGGGATGGACGCGACGACAACGAAAACGAGCCAGCGCAGGCCCGCGTCTTCACGCCAATGCCTGACGCGCTTCAGGTCGCCGGGAAGCCGCGCGAGGGCGCCGGCGATCTCAGACAGTTGCGGGCGAAGAAAGATCAGGGCGGCCAGAAGCGTGCCGGCGTGTAGGACGGTGTCGAGCAGAAGATCGGGCTCGGCAAGGCCCAGCAGGTGCTGGCCAATGACCAGATGCCCCGAGGAACTGACCGGCAGGAATTCGGTCAGGCCCTGAACGATGCCAAGGATAAACGAGCGCGCGCTTTCGTCGATCATATCGCGGGATTACGCGGGAATCTGAAGCAGGCGGCGAACGCCGGAGACAAGCGCCTCGGAGCTGACCGGTTTTTGGAAAATCTCTTCGCATCCCGCCGCGAAGGCGCGCTCGCGAACCTCCGGCTCCTGGCGGCTCGTCAGCATGACGACGTTGATGCGTGACCAGTCCTTGCGATTCTTGATGATGCGGCAAAGCTCGTAGCCGTCGAGCCAGGAGAGCGCCGGGTCCATGACGATGAGGTCCGGCTGCGAAACCGTCAGCATGCGCACGAGCTGCATTCCGTTGTCCGCCGCAAGTGCGACGAGGCCGGCGCGCTCCAGCATGCCCGTGAGGTGCCGGCGCGAGGCCGGGTCGTCGTCCACGACCAGCACCGTGCGTCCTTTGCGTCGCCTGCGCATTCGCGGCTCCTTCCCCGTCGCATTTAACCCCAAGGCCGCGCCGCCGCAAGCGCACGGGGCTTCGCCGATCGATTTTACGCGATTTTCCCGCTTCGCGATCCCGGTCCCCCAAAGAAAAGGGCCGGCATTCGCCGGCCCGATGGCAATTGGAGGAGGTACGTCCTACGCGCCGGCGTAGGAATGCAATCCGGAAATCACGAGGTTCACGCCGAGGTAGGTGAAAATGACGCTGACGAAGCCGACGATCGCGATGATCGCGGTCTTGCGTCCCATCCACCCCTTGGTGACGCGCGTGTGCAGGTAGAGCAGGTAGACGACCCAGGTGATGAGCGAGGACGTCTCTTTGGGATCCCATCCCCAATAGCGGCCCCAGGCGTTGTTCGCCCAGATCGCGCCGGAGATGATGACAAACGAAAGCAGCGGGAACGCCACCATCACCGCCTTGTACGTGATGGTGTCGAGCGTGCGCGCGGCCGGCAGATGGTCCATCATCTTGTCGCGCACGCCGTCGAGCACAAGGCTCATCG
This genomic window contains:
- a CDS encoding glycosyltransferase family 2 protein — its product is MDTDRPRTSSAAAVTACVVSFNSAPLLRDCLEAFVAQDGVETHAIVHDNASADDSIAIAEATPRTRVLKSSRNVGFAAGANTAAALAVTPFVLFLNPDAILAPGALRRLVESLAEAPPFVAGVQPKLIFPGRTERGSRLIDSTGIELSLKNLSPVDRGAGTPDEGQFDGQTHIFGPTGACALWRRDVLEKLTVEGQIHDERLFAYYEDVDLAWRANELGYRFLFVPEALATHARKNPPHHGPSVDARAFANRYLILVKNAPLGILWGTFLKTLPYEALRWAYKSLTQKRFIEAWYQLFENLPAALRQRREIRRRAREAARFPRA
- the pseC gene encoding UDP-4-amino-4,6-dideoxy-N-acetyl-beta-L-altrosamine transaminase — protein: MKRPLLAIDGGKPVRRKTLGYGRHLIDERDIAAVARVLRSDYLTQGPLVDEFEIAFAKYAGRKHAVAFANGTAALHGAYHAIGLGLGKRLLTSAMTFAATANAARFLGVDVEFADIDETSGLIDPADVERRVRAAKPDAIGVVHYAGSLCDMPALRKIARRAGAVLVEDACHALGATGYGAQAGAFGKVGVFSFHPVKAITTGEGGMVVTDDARLADRMRTFRTHGIVRPPRAVKREGAWYSEMVELGFNYRLTDMQCALGLTQLARYDKRLATRRAIAKMYDRHFAGDADARPLAVPGGTASAYHLYPILIEDGAFAGGRRRVFDALRAEGIGVQVHYVPVNAHPYYRKQGHDPRDTPRAAAFARREISLPIQPGMTDRDFDDVINAFEKVRAGLKR
- a CDS encoding GDP-mannose 4,6-dehydratase — encoded protein: MRLCVTGAAGFAGRHLIRHALEMGDEVSAFVISPEDATLLRALFTGIEILAVDVADASACVTALDSVRPDAICHLAGIAFVPAGDAHPNALLNINTLGTLNMLEATRAAAPHARFVLAGSAEVYGLVPENALPVGEDRPAAPHTLYAHSKLFAESLVRHYARAHGLDALTLRLFNHIGPGQSPGFAIPSFASQIRRIRDGHAEPVLLVGNLDARRDFTDVRDVARAYRLAATPGAASESAVNICSGVAHRIGDVLNALIALAGVEVRVEVDPARLRPLDVPIFVGRNDRAKRLWDWTTTIPFVTTLRDILAGAKDTA
- the gmd gene encoding GDP-mannose 4,6-dehydratase; the encoded protein is MPTALITGITGQDGSYLAEFLLEKGYEVFGMVRRSSSETHERIAHIRDRVTIVQGDLLDDNSLMLALEASRPDEVYNLGAMSFVPTSWSQPVLTAEFTAVGVTRLLEAVRRINPKIRFYQASSSEMFGKVREVPQKETTPFYPRSPYGVAKCYGHFITVNYRESYDMFCTSGILFNHESPRRGLEFVTRKVTHGVARIKLGLTDHLALGNLDAERDWGFAGDYVRAMWLMLQADAPDDFVIATGKAHSVRELVEIAFARAGLDWNDFVRVDPRFLRPAEVDHLVGDPGKAREKLGWTPKVDFRGLVEMMVDADLELLKKAARG
- a CDS encoding undecaprenyl-diphosphate phosphatase: MIDESARSFILGIVQGLTEFLPVSSSGHLVIGQHLLGLAEPDLLLDTVLHAGTLLAALIFLRPQLSEIAGALARLPGDLKRVRHWREDAGLRWLVFVVVASIPTAIVGLAFEESFERMFGSVLVVGIMLCVTGVMLLSTLRFLARDPSAHLGIARAFLIGLAQSVAITPGISRSGATISAALFLGVHVEEAARFSFLASVPAILGATALQIAKIDAMDSTRLVSLSVGFLAAAVSGYVALAWLFALLRKRRFPVFGIYCLTAGLITIGFALTLEN
- a CDS encoding response regulator, with protein sequence MRRRRKGRTVLVVDDDPASRRHLTGMLERAGLVALAADNGMQLVRMLTVSQPDLIVMDPALSWLDGYELCRIIKNRKDWSRINVVMLTSRQEPEVRERAFAAGCEEIFQKPVSSEALVSGVRRLLQIPA